The DNA window ATCAGGGACTGCAACATCGCGCTCGACGTACCGCCGGGAGTCGTGGTGTTCACAGTGCTCTACCAGGAAGACGATGGCGCGGATGCATGCGAAATAGGGCTCGAACACGTCCATGATCTGGAAAGTGCGGTTCCGGCCGCACCCAAGTAGGAGGTCTCAATGGGAAAGCCGGACGAACCAGCGACCTACTGGCAGGCGCTCGCGGTGGCCGCCGATCAAGGGCAGTTGTACCTGAATCCCGAAGCGGCGCGGGCTTGCAGCGCGGCTTGCGACGAGTACATCCAGAAGCTGGAAGAGCATCAGCGTAGAGCGAGTAGTTTGACCCATGTCAGTGGATGGGGTGACTTCGATTCAGGCAAGGATCTGGAGAGGATCTTTTCGGAGAAAGCGGCTGGCGGTGCGAACAACATGGTCGGCGTCCTCCAGAGCCATATCGACGTCGTCGAGGAAATGAAGGTGGTCTTCGGCAAGTTCTTCGCTGCGACGGAAGCCGCTGACGACGCCAATGCTTCTGACCTACAGTCCCAGGGGCCGAAGTAGCGGAAGCCGCAACGCCGCTTCGTCGTTGAAATGGTGGCGCAGCAGTGCTCGACGTCATCTGTTGGTTTGCAGGACGTTCGAGTTCCGAATCTTGCGCAGTCAGCCGTCCCTGATTCATACGACGTGTAACCGCGAACGACTCGGCTGTGGTGAGCACACTCTATTGACCGGTTCTCACGATGCAGAAGGCAACGTTCGGCTCGGCTGACCGCGAACGTCGCTGGGGCGCAGGCTCATCTGATCGAGGGAGAGGGGCATATTTCCCTCATGCAGAAGGCCCCTGCGATTCTCGCGGACCTCCGTCGGCTCGGCGGTCTGGACTGACAACTCAGGCGATGTGTGGGCGGTTCCGAAAGAGCAGCGGACGGAAGACAGTGGCCGCAAATACCATGAACACAACTGCGACGACGGTCAGCACGACGACTTGACCGACCGAGGCGGCCGGATCCGAACGGGCCACCATGACCGCAGCCATCGCCGCCACGGACGGCGGAACCAGTGCGAACCAACCGAGCACTGCATAGAGCGCTTTCTGGGCAAACCGTGTTCCGCGAAAGAGCGCGATCGCAGTGACGATGGTCGCTGGAACCACGAGACCCAGGTCGAGCAGCACAATTGACCAGAAGAATGTGCGCGCATCCGCGAATTCGGCCGGCATCGCACCGCCGAAGATGGGGCCGAGGTATCGCGACAGTATGAACGCTGCCAGCGCAAGCAGGACTAAGCCTGAATTCACCGATGGGCTGAGTGTGTGACCGTGAATCTTGTTGTGCGGGGTCGGCTCGGGTGTGGACATGGTCGGGTGCCCGATCTCGGGTGTCGGGTTGTTCCACTGGGTCTTTCGCATTGCGGGCGGGTATGGACTGCTCGGTTAGGGAAGAATGTGGGCGTTTCGCCCGAACATGCTGTCGAACATTGCCTTCCAGCTCGTTTCCCAGGCCCACTTCTCCGGTAGGTGCAGGGTGAGTCTGCGCGCGGAGTAGGCGATCCGGGCGGGCACCGAAATCAATGTGCGCCTGATGGTCCCGGTCGTGGCTTTCGCGAGTGTCGGTTCGCCGGTCAGGGTGGCGGCGGCGCGGGTGAGGTTGAACGCCATCACCGCGCAGACCAGCCAGGCCGCGTTCGCGCAGAACTTCCCCGACGGCATGTGGGCGAGGGCTGAGTTCTTCAGGTCGGCATGGACCTGTTCGATGATCGCGTGGCGGCGATGGGTTCGGTCGGCGGCGACGGTGTCGAGGTCGGCGCGGTCGGTGGTGGTGAAGAACGCGTGGAAACGCCACACGTCGAACAACTCGCCCTGACCTTGGTCTTTCTTCGGGCGCAGGTCCGGGATGCGGCGCACGATCAGTCGGCCGGGAACGTGATGGGATTTCTTCTGCGACGCGAACGCGGTGAACGGAATCTCCGCTACCTCGGCCACCGAAATCCATTGCTGGGTGCCGGTGTCGTAGATCGAGTTGGTGTAGCGGATCGGTGTCCACGCGTCATCGGCGATCGAGCTGATCGCGGTCTTGATCACCGAGTTCAATCCGGTGGTGATCGAGACATCCGCACCGCCGCGCAGCGCGGCACCGATGCTGGGATATCCGAAATACGCCGAGTCCGCCCGCAACAACGGCTTCGGCGATGCGCCCACGGTGTCGGTGTCTGTGTTGGTTTTCGAGACTGCGTCGCGGAGTCGGTCGACGGTGGTGAGGGTGTCGGCGATCATGCGTGCGGCACCACGGGAGGATCCGCAGGCGCCTTTGCGGAGGCGTTGGGCGGTGATGACCGGCGCGGTCGTGCTGGTGGTGACGGTGGTGATCACCGAGTTCAGGCCTCGGACGCCGGAGTAACCGTAGCCGGATCCTTGTTTGCTGTGGCCGTGGACTTCGATGATGGAGTCGTCGATGTCGATCATCACCGGTTCGGTATCGATACCGGCCAGCAGCGGTGTGCGTTCTGTCAGTGCCAGCAGTAGCCGGGAGGCGACGGCGTCGAGCTGGCGGACGTGACCGAACCGGAACTGCCGCAGAAACGATCCCAGGGTCGAGGGCGCGTAGGGCCGCTCGAACAGAATGTGCATCGCGCCGTGCCGCAGGATCGCCATGTCGGAGATACTGTCCGCACCCGCGACCATGCCCGCGACCAGGGATCCGATCTTGCGGCCTGCGTTGGATCCCGTGTCTCCCGGAACCGACAGATGGTCATCGGCGAGCGTGAGCAGGCCTGATCGCTGCGCCAACGCCATCACCGGCACCAATCCGGCCGCGGATACCAAGTTGGGGTCGTCGAAGGATGCGGCAGCGACGGGTCGGGTGTGGGATAGTTGCATCTGCGAGATGCCCTTCGTCGTGGTTGAAATGTTCCCTAGACAAGAACAATTCTCTCACTACGGCAGGGCATTTCGTGTTTACAGCGTGCGGCCGACCGTCGCTGACTCGGTGCATCCAGGCTAAGCCGTTGATGCGTTGTCTGGTCGGCGTCGTGTCCGGCATCGGAGCGGCGTCGGTGATCGTCCAGGCCCAGACGGCGAGAACGGCACTCAATGCGAAAACGCCGAGGTCGAACAACACAACCGCGTTGAACGTCGCATACTCCGGGCCGAGCACGTACTGAACGAACATGTACGCGGTGTAGGCAGCTGGTCCGAAAGCCATTGGGCCAGCGGCGCGGTGACCGCGCAACGCCAGCACTCCGGCGGCAATGCTCAACGGGGTGACCAGGATGAGGGTGACGATCTCCAAGCCGATCAGCTGGTTCTGCAGGGTGATCGAGATCGGATAGTCGAAGACTTCGATGCCGAGTGGTCCGAGGGACGAATTCGATACCAGCAGAAAGGCCAGGGCAAACATGCCGGTCCCGAATACGGTGTGCACAGTCGTCGGCGATTGATCCTCTGGTTTACCAAGCATTTTGGGCATCACTGCAGGCCGCGTTGTTCCGAACTACCGGTGTGGTCGGCCGTTCGAGTCCACCAGATCACTGCGACCCCGGTCACGAGGTAGATCGCCTGTAGGAAGTGAAACGCGCGAATGGATGCGATCTCGGCAACTATCCACACGATCATGATCACCCCGGACAGAATGCTGGCCAGCTGCCAGCCCGCAATCCGTTTGATCATCGCCGACGCCGCGAACAGAGAGCTCCCTCCCACGATCGCGAGCAGAATCACGCCGGGGAAGTAGAGACTGCTGAAGTCTGTGTGCTCGACCCACGTGGGTTGTTCGGGGATCAAGGCGGTCATCAGCGCAATTCCTCCGCCGACCGCTGATACCCCATTGAAAAGTAGCAATCCGAGAACGAATTTGCTGACTTTGTTCATGCCCGCAGCCTATGCCCGGCACACGTGAATTGTTGGGCTCCCGACTTCCGCAACGCCGCCAACTCCCCGACGATTGAGTCGACATCGTCCCAACGATGACCAGCTGCGGAGGAATCTCGAGAGAGGTCCCGAGATCAACGCACCACGCTCCCGCATCGCTTGACCACCCGCAGCGCCTCGGGGTGTCGCGTGTGAGATCCCACGGATTACCGCGAATCGTATGTCGACGGCGTTCTCTCGCTCTCGATACAGCCAAAGCGAACATGTCGGTATCCCGAGGTACTGTCCGTCGAAACAAGAAATCTAGGGTCGGGGGTCTTCAGATGTCGTCGGTGTGGGTGTCCTTAGCTGTCATGACTGTTTTGATCGTTTTAGCGCTGTGGAGACGCTCCGTCTTGGTCCGCCCGCACTACGGATCGGACCAACTGCACGAGCTCGCATGTGCAGTATTGATCGACCTTCGCGAGGGTGCTCCCCGCCCGGAGTTCCCACAATTCGTCGAGCAATATTTCCGCAGGATCGGGGTGGGCATCGACGCGGGCAATCAATTGCTTGAATACATGATGAAGCAGGGGTGGGTTGTGTTGTACGGATGGTCGATGGGCCGACGAATACTCGGGCAGCATCCTCGAGTCGCACTTACACAGAACGGATGGGAACGCTCGGTTCAGCAGCTTCCGACGATTCGGGTCGAGGGTAGCTCTCGCACAGTGATCAATACTGGGGCCGGCAACCTCTATTCGTCGGGTCGCGACATTACGGTCGCCAACGAAGGTCTGACCGCATCCGACATGGAGGACTTGGCCTTCTCAGTCCGAATCGACATGGTGGGGTTGGATCCGGAGTCCAAGGATGCGGCTGCACGAATAGCCGAGGTGTTTGAGCAGGCTTCTCAGTCCGACGAAGTGTCAAGCGGGCGAATCCAGGCGTCGTTGGCTTGGCTCAAAAACAGGGTAGGCGAGGCATCGAGCCAGCTGACTGCGCGAGCAATCTGGGAATCGACAGCCGCCGTTATGCGGAGCAAAGGTTTGATATGACACCGTAGGACGTACCGGCAGGTCGTTGGTGCACACAATGCTCCGACGGGCCGAAGTGGTCGAACGTGTCACGGTCCCGCTGTCTGCGGGTCTGCTGACTGACACGGCAACGTACTTCGCGAGCCTCGACGAGTACAGGAAGGGCGATGTCGAGCCGATAATCCGGCGGCTGAATGCTGCGACGTTCGCTGCAGTGTCCAATGGCCGCATGCTGGTCGACGACCTGGCTTCTGCGAGGGAACGTTTCATCGACAGCACCGTTGCACGCCGGGAATCCGTCGTGTGGCGACTTGTCGATGCGTTGGTGGCTAACCGGTCATCGACAATGCGTTCGTGCAGAGAACATTCGGTGTCAGCGACATGTCTGCGCAACGAGCAATCGATCGACTCGTCGACGCCGGTGTTCTGCATCAGACGTCCAAGGGGCGACGAAACCGCGTATGGCAAGCCGGCGAGATGCTCGATGCGCTCGATCGGTTCGCCGAACGCACCCGTCGGGCCCGGAGGTAGTGGGACTCGAACGTTCGGGGGACCTCGCACACGGGTGGCGGAGACACGGTCAGTCGCTACAGCAGTGACCGACCCTCTCGGGCTCCAGCGCCGGGTCGAGCATTCGATTGCCAACGAAGCCCTCGGTTTCGGTGCAGGATGACGCGGCTGACCGGCAGGCATGACCGGCCAGCCCTCGGTATCCACGCCGTCGAGTACAGGGTCCGGTTCGAGTAGCCGTCGGCCGTCCACGCGTCCAGGCTCAACGCCGGCTGCATGCTCGTAACGTCACAGTGTCTCCTCGTTCGGCAGTTTGGCTCCGGCCTGAAGTCTTCGGGCTTCTCAGTCGAAGACGAACTGCGGTTCTGACTCCGATCGAATGTGGACCTGCCCCCAGTCACCTTCGGCGATGTAAAGGCCTTGCTCGAATACGAGTGAGTCGATGTTGCCCAAGTCGACTTCGCCTGTTGCGTCGGTGTATTGCTGGGTGGACCGATTTATCCATGTGATGTCGGTGACGTGTTCGAACACCAGTTTCCCACGCGCGTAGCAGTATTGCTCATCGGGTTTCGGTGGCGCGTAGCGCGCGCTGTCAGGAGTCAAAACCGCATCGAGCGCGAACGTGAACTTCCGGGGCGCCTCGGATATGGATAGGACATAGCTGTCCTCCAGATATACGCCTGCAAGCCCCCGCAGCTGCGAGTAGTCGTTGTTCACGGTAGGTCCCATTCGATCGGGGTGTGGTTACCAGGGCTTCTTCGGGCTACTTCGTTGCCGAAGGGGTCAATCCGTTGACCGTCGGCGTTTCTGATTTCGACGTGCGGTCCCGCGCTTCCTGGTGCCCTGTCTGAGCCGCTCTTGATTGTCAACCGTGTCACTCCGTTTTCGTCGATGTACTTCGGCGGCCCATTGGCCGTTTGTATCTTGGTCCAACCCTCCGAACGTGCATACTCGTCCAGTTCTGAAGCCTTCGGCTTGTTTCCGTGTGCAAACAGCTCGTCGATGTTCCGTTTTGATGGTGACCGACGTGCGGCGTCGACAACCTTCTTGCCGATCGATTTGATGCGAATCAGTACTCGTTGGATCACCGCCAGATCTGCGCCGACCCTCACACCTCTGCCGATATTCTTCGAAATGGTCCAGGCCGCAACTCCGTCACGTATCAGCGTTCCGAACTTCTTGATGGTTGCTGCGGATTTCGCGGTTCCGACAACTGCCGACGCACCGAAGCTGACGAATGCCGCGGCGATCGATATGGCTGCAGTGATCGCAAGTTCTTCCGCGAGATCAACCAGTAGCCCATACAGCTGAGATCGAAGCTCATCGATGTTCGCGGCGTACTCGTCGCAGGAGTCGGCAAGTTCGGCAGCCGCGAACTGTATGGCTTGGATGCTTGTTCGGAGGTCATCCAAGTCATCGAGAATCAGATCGGTTTCTGCCGATTCGATGTCGAAGAACAGGTTCTCTGCTGAGCGGAAGCAACCGAAAACGTCCTCGATCCCCGCGCTCACACTCAGATCCCGCCATACCGCACCAGCTCGCCGAAGCTTGTCGGTGTCGCCGTCGGGTACCGGGATTCCCACAGCGTTCGCGATACCGAGTGCCTCGTCCTCCAGCCCTACGCCTGTCCCGCCGGCTGATTCTTGCAATACCACAGAGCAACCCGGCACGACCGCAGGCAGAGCTGGCGGTGTGGGAGGAACCGTCGACGACCCGTTGGCCGAGCTCTCCGCCAGAGCGTGATTGTGCCCGACCTGGTTCAGGACGGCGCAGTAGTTCTCCAACGCGCGAACAACGTCATCGAGGCCGGCCAACAGGGTCGATGCACGTTCGTCGTAGGTCGAGGCCCACTCTCGTGCAGTGTCGTGCGACCCGGCCATTCCGCCTGTTGTAGACAGCGCTGAAGTCGATTCGGTCGCAACCTCATAGGTGATTACTGCTGCTTCGTTGCAATGGGTAGCGGCTGAGTACAGCGCCGCCGGCGACGCAGATTGCCTGGTCAAGGTCTGCCTTGAAGTAGCATGCTCGAGTTGCCCTCGAATGCTGCAGAATACGTTTCGCACGCTGATTTCGTGGACGCCGCCAGTGCGGAAATATCGGTGGCCAGGGTCTCTGCGGAACGAACCCACTCGCGGTAGGCGACCTGAAACGCGTCCGCCGCTGGCCCCGTCCACACCGTCGGAAGACTCGTCGCTGAGGCGTCGGCGGCGAGCAGACATTGTCGGACGAAGAACGCGAAATCGTCTATCCTGCGCGTCAAGGCTTGGAGTTCGTCGAGATCGACGGTGTAGTCGTGGTCCATGGCTAGTCCAAGTTCAGGTGTCGGATCGACGTGGTGTTTGCCGACTCCGTGGATTGGTAGTCCGAACCTGACAGACTCAGCCCGTTGATCAGCTCTTCCAGTTGACGGACTACGAGCACACCGCCGTCATGAAGTGCTGACCATCGCGATTGGTGGTCGTTCGCCGCAGCTCCCAACCAGTGATCGCCGATAGTCTTTTCGACGTCCGTCGACATAGCTGTCAAGCCCTGCTGAAGTTCGTCCGCGATAGAAGTTAGCGCATGTGCCACGTTCGACAGGGCCGCTGGATCTACGTCCATGATGAGTAAACCTTCGATACTGGGCAGCGGCCTGGTCGGTCCGCCAAGGGCGGACGAAGAACTGCGCGTACGGATTCCCTGGCAAACATCTCGACAGAATTCAAAATGGACCCCCCGGTCTCGACTCGTCCAGCAATCTACACGAGGTCGTCGCAGACCGGATCTGCACGCTTGCGCCGTTGAGCGCACCCCGGTGGAGTCTTTGACTAGCACAACCGGAGTCGGCATGAGGCACGCTCAAGGACAAGCCCCAGCTACGGCTGAGATAACAATCGGAACCGATGAGAGCCCCGATGCGTCTAACCTATCGACTGGCTCTGGAGGAGGGGATTAGTGCGGATACGGGTGGCGATGCTTGTCGCTGTGGCAGCTCTGCTCGCCGGATGCGGTGACGGTGTCGAGGGGAGTCCGGTCGCGGCTGAGCGGTGGGATCCGTGCAGCATCACCCCAGAT is part of the Rhodococcus sovatensis genome and encodes:
- a CDS encoding IS1380 family transposase, with the protein product MALAQRSGLLTLADDHLSVPGDTGSNAGRKIGSLVAGMVAGADSISDMAILRHGAMHILFERPYAPSTLGSFLRQFRFGHVRQLDAVASRLLLALTERTPLLAGIDTEPVMIDIDDSIIEVHGHSKQGSGYGYSGVRGLNSVITTVTTSTTAPVITAQRLRKGACGSSRGAARMIADTLTTVDRLRDAVSKTNTDTDTVGASPKPLLRADSAYFGYPSIGAALRGGADVSITTGLNSVIKTAISSIADDAWTPIRYTNSIYDTGTQQWISVAEVAEIPFTAFASQKKSHHVPGRLIVRRIPDLRPKKDQGQGELFDVWRFHAFFTTTDRADLDTVAADRTHRRHAIIEQVHADLKNSALAHMPSGKFCANAAWLVCAVMAFNLTRAAATLTGEPTLAKATTGTIRRTLISVPARIAYSARRLTLHLPEKWAWETSWKAMFDSMFGRNAHILP
- a CDS encoding WXG100 family type VII secretion target, whose protein sequence is MDHDYTVDLDELQALTRRIDDFAFFVRQCLLAADASATSLPTVWTGPAADAFQVAYREWVRSAETLATDISALAASTKSACETYSAAFEGNSSMLLQGRP
- a CDS encoding WXG100 family type VII secretion target, translating into MDVDPAALSNVAHALTSIADELQQGLTAMSTDVEKTIGDHWLGAAANDHQSRWSALHDGGVLVVRQLEELINGLSLSGSDYQSTESANTTSIRHLNLD